Genomic window (Planococcus sp. MSAK28401):
ATGTCTTATTGGTCGGCATCACCCATATCGATACACAAGCGGATGCGGTTTATGCCGCCAAGAAGATTGCCGGCCTTCGCTTGTTCGAAGACGAAGACGGCAAGATGAATCATTCGATCGAGGAAGCGGGAGGCAGCGTGCTGTCTATTTCCCAGTTCACCTTGTATGGAGATGTAAAAAAAGGGCGGCGCCCGAGCTTTGTCGAAGCGGCGCGCCCGGAACAAGCAGAACCGTTGTGGCTAAAATTCAACGAGGAGTTGACAAGCCACGGCCTCCAAGTTGAAACCGGCGTATTCGGCGCGATGATGGATGTCCAACTCGTCAACGACGGGCCGGTCACCATCATCGTCGATTCGGACGGTGCTAAGAAATAAGGTCGGAAAGAGGCGAGCAGAACTGCTTGCCTCTTTTACAATAGAGAAAATAGCTGGAAATGTTTGCTTGAAGCTTTCAGCGTCAAGTGACAATCTATTTAAAACAAAAATGCCCCGCTTCTCATTTGAGAAGCGGGGCATTTGATTTTATTCGCTTAATTCAGAATCGAAATAGCTGATGATGCCGTTGTAAAGGCCAAGTGCCGCTTGTTGGCGGAATTGGTCGCTCGAGACGATGCGTTCTTCGTTGAAATTGCTGAGGAAGCCAAGTTCGACGAGCACTGCGGCCTGGCGATTATCCCGCAAGACGAGGTAATTGCCTTTTCTCGCGCCGCGGTCATCGAGCGTTAATTTACCGGCCAATCCTCCATTGAGGTGCTCGGCCAATTTTTGCTGGTACGGATGCTGATAATACGAAGTGAAGCCTGAAACTGTACTGTCTTCCGTGGCATCGTAATGGATGCTGATGAAGGCGTCGGCTGCCACTTGATGGCTTTCGGCAACACGGTGGCGAAGATCGACATAAACATCGGATTGCCGCGTCATGACGACTTCCGCCCCTGCAGAGCGCAAGTGATGGGACAGGATTTCGGCAGTTTTCAAGGTCAGGTCTTTTTCATTGGTTTTTCGGACGCCGACAGTGCCGCCGTCATTGCCCCCGTGGCCCGGATCCAAGACGATCGTCAAGCCGTTCAGTGAGCCGGCTTTTCTTGCGGGTTGTTCTTTTTCGGCCTCGGCTGTTTCAGTGGCTTTTCCTGTGCGTACGACCCAATCGGCAATATAAGCTTGGCGGCCATCTTCAAGCGCCACTAAATACCATTGGCCTTCTTTTCCTGCTACCGACAGCTGCATACCGGCATCCGCCCGTGTGACCACTTCTGAAGATGTGTTCGCTTGTGCGCGCAGATTCGTGCCGTCGGTAAGGACGGTCACTTGTTCATCGGTGGAGCTCGCTTGTTGTGCGGGCTGGTCGGACAATTCGCCGTAAAAGGCGTAGACCCAGCCGGTTTCACCTTCTGCAAGTTCAAGCTGGACCCAATTGCCGTCCATTCCTTTTACGTTGAATACTTGGCCTTCTTTAACAGAAGCTTGGATTTCCGCGTTTAAACTCGGTTCGGCACGGACATTCAGCGCGTCGACCGCGATGTGGAATGAAGAAAGTTTTTCAAGAGCTTGAGCAGTTTCTTCCGGTTCTTCGGAAGACGAGTCTTCAGGAGATGCCGCTTTTTGCTCCGTTATGCTTATGTACTGTGTCGAGACGAAGCCGCGGACATTGCGGAATTGCACTTCTGTCCAGTCGCCGTGGTTCGCGATCACTTGTGCTTGTTCACCGGCGTTCATTTTTGACAGCACCGCGGAAGATAGATCTGCCTGTGCGCGGATGTTCAAGCTGTCGACGGACGATACAGCGGTTTGGGCTGAAGTGTCTTGCGCTTGTTCTGTATTGACAAGCCAGGAAGCGACCCAGCCTTCTGTATTGCCGTGGCGGATCTCAATCCAATCGCCGCTGCGTGAAACCTGTTGTGCTTTGTCGCCTTGTTTCATCGAGCCGATCACTTCATAGCTCAAACCCGGACCGGTTCGGATGTTGACCTTTGAGCCCGTGGCTGATACTTCGCCGTTATCTGCAAGGGCAGAATTCGAAACGGCTAATGGGATCGTGCCAGATAAGGCCAAAATAAAAACCAGCAAGGTGAGTAATAATCTTCGTTGCATAGCGGCCCTCCTAAATTAAGTTCATCTTCATCATAATATCAAAAAAATCAGGCAATGTATGCAAAAGCTTGACAAGATTTCTTCCGCTGATTAAGATTGATTTATTCTACTTATATAATTTTTGCTGAAGACGGAGAAAGTAGTTGTGAGCATCGACTGAAAAGAGAGGGAAAGCCCCGGGCTGAAAGCTTTCCTGCAGGGATCTGCAACGAACAACACTCTTGAGGTTCTTTACTGAACGGCGCCTTGCGCTTATTAGGCTAAGACGGTTCCGGCCGTTATCCGGACAGAGAGGGCGCAGAAACTTGCGTCAACTAGGGTGGAACCGCGGAAGCTAATTTTTAGCTCTCGTCCCTTGCGTAAGCAAGGGGCGGGGGCTTTTTTGTATGGAAAAGGAGAGATGAAAATGGGCAATATCCAAGCACCGCGCGGCACATATGACGTGTTGCCGCAAGAATCTGCCAAATGGCAGGAAGTCGAACGGACGATCAATGAATTATGCAACCTGTATCAGTATAAGGAAATCCGCACGCCGGTTTTCGAACACACGGAATTGTTCCAACGCGGCGTCGGTGACACGACCGATATCGTCCAAAAGGAAATGTATACATTCCAGGACCGCGGGGATCGTTCCTTGACATTGCGCCCGGAAGGAACGGCCTCCGTCGTGCGTTCGTACGTCGAACATAAACTTTTCGGCCAACCTGACCAGCCGGTGAAGCTGTATTATACCGGCCCAATGTTCCGCTATGAGCGGCCACAAGCAGGACGCACACGCCAGTTCGTGCAGTTCGGCGTGGAAGCGATCGGCTCAAAAGATCCTGCCATCGATGCGGAAGTCATCGCGCTCGCCATGGACGTCTATAAATCGAGCGGGCTGAAAAGTTTGCGGCTCGTCTTGAATTCACTTGGCGATACCGAAAGCCGCTTGGCGCATAAGCAAGCGCTGATTGAACATTTCGCGCCGTCGATCGAAGAATTCTGCAGCGATTGCCAAAACCGCCTGGAGAAGAACCCGCTGCGCATTCTCGATTGCAAAGTAGATCGTGAGCATCCCTTGATGGCAACAGCTCCTTCCCTTGCGGATTATTTGAACGAAGAATCGGCCGCTTATTTTGCTCAGGTTAAGGACTATTTGGACGAGCTCGGCATCAGCTATGTCGTCGATCCGAACCTGGTTCGCGGGCTTGATTATTACAACCACACCGCTTTTGAAATCATGAGCGAGGCGGAAGGCTTCGGGGCGATTACAACGCTTGCAGGCGGCGGCCGCTATAACGGGCTCGTCGAAGACCTCGGCGGCCCGGAATCGCCAGGCATCGGTTTTGCGATGAGCATCGAGCGCTTATTGCTCGCTTTGGAAATGGAGAAAGTGGAAATCGGGCAAGATCAATCGCTTGATGCATACGTCATCGCGATGGATGCGGCTTCAAAAAAGAAAGCTGTCTCTATTGTTCGCGACTTGCGCGCAAACGGTATCTCGGCGGATATGGATTTCACTGACCGTAAGATGAAAGCACAGATGAAGTCTGCAGATCGTAAAAATGCCCGGTTTGTCATCGTCATCGGTGAATCGGAGCTCGAGAGCGGCAAAGCGGCCGTCAAAGAAATGGCGACGCGTGACCAGCAGGAAGTGCCATTCGATGAATTGGCTGACAACATCCAGAATAAGAAATCATTGGAGGAATAAATATGTCGAGAACACATTATTGTGGAGAAGTGAACGAAACGGCAATTGGCCAGCGCGTATCATTAAAAGGGTGGGTCCGCAAACGCCGCGACCTCGGCGGATTGATCTTCGTCGATGTCCGCGACCGTTCAGGAATTGTCCAAGTGGTCTTCAACCCGGAAATTTCAGAAACAGCGTCAAAAATCGGTGAATCGTTGCGCAATGAATTTGTCGTCCATATTGATGGGCTTGTTGTCGAACGGGCTGAAGGCCAAGTAAACGCAGCGATGAAAACAGGCAAAGTCGAAGTCCAAGTGGATAATGCAGAAATCATCAACGCTGCGAAAAACCCGCCGTTTGCAATTGAAGATCAAACGGGTGTCAGCGAAGACTTGCGCTTGAAATACCGTTATTTGGACTTGCGCCGCCCAGCTATGTTCGAAACTTTGAAAATGCGTTCGGACGTTACGAAAACGATCCGCAATTTCCTCGACAGCGAAGGATTCTTGGATGTAGAAACACCAATTTTGACGAAGTCCACACCGGAAGGCGCACGGGACTACTTAGTGCCAAGCCGCGTTCATGACGGCGAATTCTATGCCTTGCCGCAATCGCCGCAATTATTCAAGCAAATGCTCATGGTTTCAGGAGTAGACAAATATTACCAAATCGCACGTTGCTTCCGCGATGAAGATTTGCGTGCTGACCGCCAGCCGGAATTCACTCAAATCGACATGGAAATGAGCTTCCAAACAATGGAAGGCATTATTGAATTGAACGAACGCTTGATGATTCGGGTGATGAAGGAAGTCAAAGGCATCGACATTGCAGCAGGATTCGAGCGCATGAGCTACCGGGATGCCATGGAACGTTTCGGTTCCGATAAGCCCGATGTCCGTTTCGGCATGGAATTGACCGATGTATCGGAACTGGTGAAAGACTCCGCGTTTAAAGTCTTCACAGGTGCCGTCGAATCGGGCGGGCAAGTCAAATTGATCAATGCCAAAGGACAAGCCGCCAATTATTCACGCAAAGACATCGATGCCCTCGGCGAATTCGCTGCTCGTTACGGCGCAAAAGGCTTGGCATGGCTGAAAGTGGAAGAAGGCGGCGTCAAAGGGCCGATTGCCAAATTCTTCGAAGGCGAGATGGCTGATAGCTTGATCGCAGCAGCACAGGCAGAAGCAGGAGACTTGCTATTGTTTGTCGCCGATTCCAAAACAGTGGTGGCAGATGCTCTTGGTGCCTTGCGCATGAAACTCGGCAAAGACTTGGACCTGATCGACCAATCGATCTTCAAATTCCTGTGGATCACCGACTGGCCGCTGCTTGAATATGACGACAAAGACGGCCGCTACTACGCGGCGCACCATCCATTCACGATGCCGTTCGAAGAAGATCTCGATAAGCTGTCGACGGAACCGCAAAACGTCCGTGCACAAGCTTATGACTTGGTGTTAAACGGCTATGAACTGGGCGGGGGATCGGCGCGGATTTACAAACGCGACATCCAGGAGAAAATGTTCGAAGTGCTTGGTTTCTCGAAAGAAGAAGCGACAGAGCAATTCGGCTTCTTGCTCGAAGCATTCGAGTACGGGACGCCTCCACACGGCGGCATTGCATTCGGCCTTGACCGCTTGGTGATGCTGTTGGCAGGGCGTACCAATTTGCGCGATACGATCGCATTTCCGAAGACTGCTTCTGCGAGTGATATGTTAACAGAAGCACCGAGTGCAGTATCATCGGCTCAATTAGAGGAATTAAACCTAGCGGTGACTAGTCAGAATAGTGAAAAAGATACAGAGTAAAAGGCTTGTACATCTTTTTCGGTTATGCTACTATACTTGTAGAGAGAATCCTGATGTGTTCGTTTTTAGCAATTCGATTTTGACCCAACATTTTGTCGTCGGGAGACCTACATATCGCCATGGCTAACATGCCTTAACGGGAAGTTATAAGTGGTGATGCGGTCACCCACCTGCTATAAGCGGGTTCAAACGATGCGCAACACAAAGGACGGCACGATCGGGATTCTTCTTACATAAGCAATTCAAATCCCTCCGGCATTTGCCGGAGGGATTTTCTATGTGTATAATCCCTAGTATCCCTATTTAATATTGAACCTGAAAGGCAGTGTGAATATGTTACATCAATTTTCAAGAAATGAACTCGCCATCGGCAAAGAAGGAATGGACCTGGTGAAAGGTTCAACGGTCGCTATACTCGGTGTCGGCGGGGTCGGGTCATTTGCAGCCGAGGCTTGCGCAAGAAGCGGCGTCGGAAAAATCATCCTCGTCGATAAAGATAACGTCGATATCACCAACATCAACCGCCAATTGGTGGCGAACCTTTCCACGGTTGGCCAGTCCAAAGTCGAAGTGATGAAAAAGCGTATTCTGGATGTCAACGCGGAGTGTGAAGTGGTGACGCTCCATATGTTCTATACAGAAGACACCTATGAAGAATTTTTCAGCCACAAGCCCGATTATGTCATCGATGCCTCGGATACATTGATCTATAAAGTGCATTTGATCAAAGAATGCTATAGCCGACGCATCCCGATTATCTCGAGCATGGGCGCTGCCAATAAAACGGACCCGACGCGCTTTAAAATCGCCGACATCTCGAAGACCCATACCGATCCTTTGGCTAAAATGATCCGCAAGAAACTGAAGCAAGCGGGCATTCGCAAAGGCGTACCGGTCATCTTCTCTGACGAAAGCCCGATTGTGGTGCGTGAAGATGTGGTCGAAACCGTCGGCAAAAAAGACGCAGCGATCCGCAAAGCGCAGATGCCGCCATCTTCCAACGCTTTCACTCCATCAACGGTCGGCTTGATCGCCGCGAGCTGGGTCGTCAACCAGATCACCAAATCGATCCATATCCAGCGCGTCAATCAATAGATAATAGAAAAAAGGCCGGAGAATGATTACATTCTCTGGCCTTTTTGTGCATTATTTTTTGCGGAAGCCTTTGAGCTTTTCGTAGATGCCCGCGAATTTCTTTTCTTCTCCGGCGACGACTGGTTTATAGAACTCCGTTTTTTTCAATTCTTTCGGCAAATAATCCTGGTCGGCCCAGCCGCCGAACGAACCGATCGGCGTATCGTGGGGATATTTATATCCGCCGTGTCCGAGCTCTGCGCTGCCTGCGTAATGCGTATCGCGCAAATGCGCCGGGATGTCCCCGACTTGGCCTTTATTGATGGCGGCAGTGGCCGCATCAATCGCCCGGTAGGCGGAATTGGATTTCTCCGACAAGCACATCTCGGCGACTGCCTGTGCGAGCGGGATGCGCGCTTCCGGCAATCCGAGGCGGTCCGCCGCCTGGCAAGCCGCGAGCACATGCCCGCCGACAGCTGGATTGGCGAGGCCGATGTCTTCATATGCCATGACGAGCAAGCGTCTTGTCACAGCGGTCAAGTCGCCATTTTCAAGCAAATGGGCGAGATAATACATTGCCGCGTTGACATCGCTGCCACGCACAGATTTTTGGAGCGCAGATAACAGGTTGAAGAAATGGGAGCCTTTCTTATCGCCGAACACGCCGACGCGTTTGATCATCTGTTCGATGATGCCATCATCCACGAGATATTTGCCGTCTTCTTCATCCGATGCGATGACGATCGATTCGAGCATCGTCAAAGCTTTTCTCGCGTCACCGTTCGTCCCTTCGGCAATGCGGGCGACTTGTTCTTTGGATATCCGGATCTTCTCGCGGCCGAGCCCGCGTTTTTCATCCGCCAGGGCGCTGTTTAATAGTTCCACTATGTCTTCTTGCGTCAGCCGCTTGAGCTGCTTGATTTCGCCGCAGCGCGAACGGATCGCCGGATTGACGTCGTGAAATGGATTTTCCGTCGTCGCGCCGATGAGCACGATCGAACCGGATTCGACATGCGGCAACAGTGCATCTTGCTGCAATTTATTGAAGCGGTGGATCTCATCCAAGAACAGCAACACCTTGCCGGTCATGCGCGCTTCTTGAACGACCGATTCGACATCTTTCTTGCCGGAAGTCGTCGCATTGAGCGCGATGAACGGCAGATCGGACGTGCCGGCGATGGCGTGCGCGATTGAGGTCTTGCCGATTCCTGGGTCGCCGTATAGGAGCATGGACGGCACGTGGCCGCTTTTAATCATTTTATACAATGCAGTTGAGGGGCCAATGACATCTTTTTGGCCGACAACTTCGTCGATGGTCCGCGGACGCATGCGGAAAGCGAGTGGTTCATTGTGCACGAGGAAAACTCCTTCCGTCTATTCATTTCATCAGTATAGCGAATCGGGCGCCGAAAGTCATTGAAAGCCTATGTCCTGTGAGATATGCTATACTTATTTGAAGAATTGAAGATCAGGTTCCGGAGGAGTAGTTTTAGATGAAAATATCAACGAAAGGCCGTTACGGCTTAACAATTATGATCGCATTAGGAAAACAATACGGGGCAGGTCCGGTGCCGCTGCGCAAGATTGCTGCAGATAATGAATTGTCGGAAGCTTATCTCGAACAGCTCGTGGCACCGCTGCGCAATTCGGGACTGGTGAAAAGCGTGCGCGGCGCATACGGCGGCTATATGTTGACGCGCCATCCGAAAGAGATTTCAGCAGGAGACGTCATCCGCGTGCTCGAGGGGCCGATCCAGCCGGTCGAAGGCATCGAAGACGAAAAGCAGCCCCAGCGTGAACTGTGGGGACGCATCCGCGATGCCGTGAAGAATGTCTTGGACACAACGACGATCGAAGATTTGGCACAGACAGAAGAAGGCGACACTGAACATTATATGTTCTATATATAAGGAGTTAATGAATCATGAAACAAATTTATTTGGATCATGCGGCGACGTCGCCGATGCATCCGCAAGCAGCTTCGGTATTCGCTCAAGCCTTAAGTGAGCATTACGGCAATCCATCGAGCATCCATCAAACGGGCCGCGATGCAAGGCGTATTTTGGACGATGCACGGCGCACGCTCGCCATTAGCATTCACGCAGACGATAACGAAATTATCTTTACATCCGGCGGAACAGAGGCGGATAATTTGGCGATCTTCGGAACAGCCAGCGCCAAAGAAGGCCGCCACATTATCACCACACTAGCGGAACATCATGCGGTCCTTCATGCTTGCGAAGAGTTAGCGAAACAGGACTATGATGTGACGTATTTGCCGGTAGACGAAAAGGGCCGCGTCAAGCCAGAAGACGTGAAACAAGCGCTCCGGGATGATACGATTCTCGTGACGGTCATGCTCGCCAATAATGAAATCGGCACAATCCAGCCGATTGCTGAAATCGGGGAGCTCTTGAAAGGGACGAATGTCACTTTCCATACCGACGCAGTCCAGGCTTACGGCTTGCTGTCGATCGATGTGGACGAGTTGAACGTCGACTTGCTTTCGGTCTCTGCCCATAAAGTGAACGGCCCGAAAGGCATCGGTTTTTTATACCAACGAAAAAACACGGCGCTCAAACCTTTGATGTACGGCGGCGAACAGG
Coding sequences:
- the dtd gene encoding D-aminoacyl-tRNA deacylase, encoding MKVVLQRSKKASVTVDGQITGAIDSGYVLLVGITHIDTQADAVYAAKKIAGLRLFEDEDGKMNHSIEEAGGSVLSISQFTLYGDVKKGRRPSFVEAARPEQAEPLWLKFNEELTSHGLQVETGVFGAMMDVQLVNDGPVTIIVDSDGAKK
- a CDS encoding SH3 domain-containing protein, which encodes MQRRLLLTLLVFILALSGTIPLAVSNSALADNGEVSATGSKVNIRTGPGLSYEVIGSMKQGDKAQQVSRSGDWIEIRHGNTEGWVASWLVNTEQAQDTSAQTAVSSVDSLNIRAQADLSSAVLSKMNAGEQAQVIANHGDWTEVQFRNVRGFVSTQYISITEQKAASPEDSSSEEPEETAQALEKLSSFHIAVDALNVRAEPSLNAEIQASVKEGQVFNVKGMDGNWVQLELAEGETGWVYAFYGELSDQPAQQASSTDEQVTVLTDGTNLRAQANTSSEVVTRADAGMQLSVAGKEGQWYLVALEDGRQAYIADWVVRTGKATETAEAEKEQPARKAGSLNGLTIVLDPGHGGNDGGTVGVRKTNEKDLTLKTAEILSHHLRSAGAEVVMTRQSDVYVDLRHRVAESHQVAADAFISIHYDATEDSTVSGFTSYYQHPYQQKLAEHLNGGLAGKLTLDDRGARKGNYLVLRDNRQAAVLVELGFLSNFNEERIVSSDQFRQQAALGLYNGIISYFDSELSE
- the hisS gene encoding histidine--tRNA ligase; the encoded protein is MGNIQAPRGTYDVLPQESAKWQEVERTINELCNLYQYKEIRTPVFEHTELFQRGVGDTTDIVQKEMYTFQDRGDRSLTLRPEGTASVVRSYVEHKLFGQPDQPVKLYYTGPMFRYERPQAGRTRQFVQFGVEAIGSKDPAIDAEVIALAMDVYKSSGLKSLRLVLNSLGDTESRLAHKQALIEHFAPSIEEFCSDCQNRLEKNPLRILDCKVDREHPLMATAPSLADYLNEESAAYFAQVKDYLDELGISYVVDPNLVRGLDYYNHTAFEIMSEAEGFGAITTLAGGGRYNGLVEDLGGPESPGIGFAMSIERLLLALEMEKVEIGQDQSLDAYVIAMDAASKKKAVSIVRDLRANGISADMDFTDRKMKAQMKSADRKNARFVIVIGESELESGKAAVKEMATRDQQEVPFDELADNIQNKKSLEE
- the aspS gene encoding aspartate--tRNA ligase, which codes for MSRTHYCGEVNETAIGQRVSLKGWVRKRRDLGGLIFVDVRDRSGIVQVVFNPEISETASKIGESLRNEFVVHIDGLVVERAEGQVNAAMKTGKVEVQVDNAEIINAAKNPPFAIEDQTGVSEDLRLKYRYLDLRRPAMFETLKMRSDVTKTIRNFLDSEGFLDVETPILTKSTPEGARDYLVPSRVHDGEFYALPQSPQLFKQMLMVSGVDKYYQIARCFRDEDLRADRQPEFTQIDMEMSFQTMEGIIELNERLMIRVMKEVKGIDIAAGFERMSYRDAMERFGSDKPDVRFGMELTDVSELVKDSAFKVFTGAVESGGQVKLINAKGQAANYSRKDIDALGEFAARYGAKGLAWLKVEEGGVKGPIAKFFEGEMADSLIAAAQAEAGDLLLFVADSKTVVADALGALRMKLGKDLDLIDQSIFKFLWITDWPLLEYDDKDGRYYAAHHPFTMPFEEDLDKLSTEPQNVRAQAYDLVLNGYELGGGSARIYKRDIQEKMFEVLGFSKEEATEQFGFLLEAFEYGTPPHGGIAFGLDRLVMLLAGRTNLRDTIAFPKTASASDMLTEAPSAVSSAQLEELNLAVTSQNSEKDTE
- a CDS encoding tRNA threonylcarbamoyladenosine dehydratase — its product is MLHQFSRNELAIGKEGMDLVKGSTVAILGVGGVGSFAAEACARSGVGKIILVDKDNVDITNINRQLVANLSTVGQSKVEVMKKRILDVNAECEVVTLHMFYTEDTYEEFFSHKPDYVIDASDTLIYKVHLIKECYSRRIPIISSMGAANKTDPTRFKIADISKTHTDPLAKMIRKKLKQAGIRKGVPVIFSDESPIVVREDVVETVGKKDAAIRKAQMPPSSNAFTPSTVGLIAASWVVNQITKSIHIQRVNQ
- a CDS encoding replication-associated recombination protein A, whose protein sequence is MHNEPLAFRMRPRTIDEVVGQKDVIGPSTALYKMIKSGHVPSMLLYGDPGIGKTSIAHAIAGTSDLPFIALNATTSGKKDVESVVQEARMTGKVLLFLDEIHRFNKLQQDALLPHVESGSIVLIGATTENPFHDVNPAIRSRCGEIKQLKRLTQEDIVELLNSALADEKRGLGREKIRISKEQVARIAEGTNGDARKALTMLESIVIASDEEDGKYLVDDGIIEQMIKRVGVFGDKKGSHFFNLLSALQKSVRGSDVNAAMYYLAHLLENGDLTAVTRRLLVMAYEDIGLANPAVGGHVLAACQAADRLGLPEARIPLAQAVAEMCLSEKSNSAYRAIDAATAAINKGQVGDIPAHLRDTHYAGSAELGHGGYKYPHDTPIGSFGGWADQDYLPKELKKTEFYKPVVAGEEKKFAGIYEKLKGFRKK
- the cymR gene encoding cysteine metabolism transcriptional regulator CymR; translation: MKISTKGRYGLTIMIALGKQYGAGPVPLRKIAADNELSEAYLEQLVAPLRNSGLVKSVRGAYGGYMLTRHPKEISAGDVIRVLEGPIQPVEGIEDEKQPQRELWGRIRDAVKNVLDTTTIEDLAQTEEGDTEHYMFYI
- a CDS encoding cysteine desulfurase family protein, producing MKQIYLDHAATSPMHPQAASVFAQALSEHYGNPSSIHQTGRDARRILDDARRTLAISIHADDNEIIFTSGGTEADNLAIFGTASAKEGRHIITTLAEHHAVLHACEELAKQDYDVTYLPVDEKGRVKPEDVKQALRDDTILVTVMLANNEIGTIQPIAEIGELLKGTNVTFHTDAVQAYGLLSIDVDELNVDLLSVSAHKVNGPKGIGFLYQRKNTALKPLMYGGEQERKRRAGTENVPAIQAFASAVKIAQETMEDKRQAFNGFKEIFRAEFNENGIDFKENGIDQLPHIFNVSLNGIDIESFLVNLDLSGISASSGSACTAGSIDPSHVLVAMYGQNAAELRNSIRFSFGIGLTAADITQAAEKTAQITKRLAQK